Proteins co-encoded in one Triplophysa dalaica isolate WHDGS20190420 chromosome 16, ASM1584641v1, whole genome shotgun sequence genomic window:
- the LOC130438063 gene encoding uncharacterized protein LOC130438063 isoform X2, producing the protein MFSLIKWVEDGKFPVLPTDHIRQFDEDKYALGMEEKDLYLVEWRRGVKEPKGGWPVYEASTIKIAERERTLQIKLQEIEAQIPKPDTLKRKSKPSMKLLERAQVREQPAPKRKAHITAEENDLKVWNEKKIEHLQRVIKQLREENMTLSKENERLKNEKLEKIPPLILATEHLLREPIKSKANILDVSKPPPQEPLLYFPKPVESHADLLDTATSMVRALLMAAFPLEVLIHSNLKGGKSKTDSVAERRSALDKYTMAAIYIKKRFPNVSKGALGIAVNSKQGELRLLEKKKYL; encoded by the exons ATGTTTTCGTTAATTAAGTGGGTGGAGGATGGAAAATTCCCAGTTCTGCCCACAGACCATATTCGACAATTTGACGAAGATAAGTATGCTTTGGGAATGGAGGAAAAGGATTTGTACTTAGTGGAGTGGCGCCGAGGTGTCAAGGAGCCTAAAGGCGGGTGGCCAGTTTACGAGGCCTCCACAATCAAAATTGCAG AAAGGGAAAGGACTCTACAAATAAAACTTCAGGAAATTGAAGCACAAATACCCAAGCCAGACACTCTTAAGAGAAAGAGTAAGCCTAGTATGAAACTGCTAGAGAGGGCACAGGTGAGAGAACAACCAGCACCTAAAAGAAAG GCACACATCACCGCAGAAGAAAATGATCTGAAGGTctggaatgaaaaaaaaatcgaaCATTTACAGCGTGTGATAAAGCAACTGAGGGAAGAGAACATGACTCTAAGTAAAGAGAATGAGAGACTGAAGAATGAAAAACTTGAAA AAATCCCACCCCTCATTCTGGCTACAGAGCATTTACTCAGGGAG CCTATCAAATCAAAGGCAAATATCCTCGAT GTGTCAAAGCCTCCACCTCAAGAACCTCTCCTGTATTTTCCTAAA CCTGTGGAATCACATGCAGATCTCCTTGAT ACGGCCACATCAATGGTTCGTGCTCTTTTAATGGCTGCCTTCCCACTAGAAGTACTCATCCACAGCAACTTGAAAG gaGGTAAGAGTAAAACAGACAGTGTTGCGGAGAGAAGAAGTGCCCTTGACAAGTACACCATGGCAGCCATATATA TCAAGAAGAGGTTTCCAAATGTATCCAAAGGAGCTTTGGGGATTGCAGTTAATTCTAAACAGGGGGAATTGAGACTacttgaaaaaaagaaatatttgtaa
- the LOC130438063 gene encoding uncharacterized protein LOC130438063 isoform X1 produces MFSLIKWVEDGKFPVLPTDHIRQFDEDKYALGMEEKDLYLVEWRRGVKEPKGGWPVYEASTIKIAERERTLQIKLQEIEAQIPKPDTLKRKSKPSMKLLERAQVREQPAPKRKAHITAEENDLKVWNEKKIEHLQRVIKQLREENMTLSKENERLKNEKLEKIPPLILATEHLLREVRVTFIFKWYKGLLCIRIIKGKKCITVHHRSLVSVAYSIISSAYSFQPIKSKANILDVSKPPPQEPLLYFPKPVESHADLLDTATSMVRALLMAAFPLEVLIHSNLKGGKSKTDSVAERRSALDKYTMAAIYIKKRFPNVSKGALGIAVNSKQGELRLLEKKKYL; encoded by the exons ATGTTTTCGTTAATTAAGTGGGTGGAGGATGGAAAATTCCCAGTTCTGCCCACAGACCATATTCGACAATTTGACGAAGATAAGTATGCTTTGGGAATGGAGGAAAAGGATTTGTACTTAGTGGAGTGGCGCCGAGGTGTCAAGGAGCCTAAAGGCGGGTGGCCAGTTTACGAGGCCTCCACAATCAAAATTGCAG AAAGGGAAAGGACTCTACAAATAAAACTTCAGGAAATTGAAGCACAAATACCCAAGCCAGACACTCTTAAGAGAAAGAGTAAGCCTAGTATGAAACTGCTAGAGAGGGCACAGGTGAGAGAACAACCAGCACCTAAAAGAAAG GCACACATCACCGCAGAAGAAAATGATCTGAAGGTctggaatgaaaaaaaaatcgaaCATTTACAGCGTGTGATAAAGCAACTGAGGGAAGAGAACATGACTCTAAGTAAAGAGAATGAGAGACTGAAGAATGAAAAACTTGAAA AAATCCCACCCCTCATTCTGGCTACAGAGCATTTACTCAGGGAGGTTAGAGTTAcgttcatttttaaatggtatAAAGGATTGTTATGCATTAGGATAATCAaaggaaaaaaatgtatcacaGTGCACCACAGATCTTTAGTCTCTGTTGCTTATAGTATTATCTCTTCTGCATATTCATTTCAGCCTATCAAATCAAAGGCAAATATCCTCGAT GTGTCAAAGCCTCCACCTCAAGAACCTCTCCTGTATTTTCCTAAA CCTGTGGAATCACATGCAGATCTCCTTGAT ACGGCCACATCAATGGTTCGTGCTCTTTTAATGGCTGCCTTCCCACTAGAAGTACTCATCCACAGCAACTTGAAAG gaGGTAAGAGTAAAACAGACAGTGTTGCGGAGAGAAGAAGTGCCCTTGACAAGTACACCATGGCAGCCATATATA TCAAGAAGAGGTTTCCAAATGTATCCAAAGGAGCTTTGGGGATTGCAGTTAATTCTAAACAGGGGGAATTGAGACTacttgaaaaaaagaaatatttgtaa